TATCTTTCGGTAGGCtgatttcaagaaaatataagCTGCAAAAGCATAAAGGAGTCACACAAGAAGAATGTAACTACACTAAAATGAGCAAATTGACCATATttcaaaaatactttttttaaggaaaaaaaaacttttcgATTTGCATTTGAAAAAGCATCAAGATATTGATGAAAAACATATTACTTAATCCTGGCAAACTCAGAGTTTCCATGGAATTACTTACCTTGCAGACATGAATGCCATCCCAAAGAACACAGCTTTGACAGCTTGCTTCTGGCCAGCATAATCAAACGCCAATGGCAGCATTTCATGCAAGGTTAGAAAAGCCATTACTCCACCAACTgtgaacatatataaaaaagtgaAGGGCCATCGTAATATAACACTATAATTCTCTATTCACTGGAAATGCCACAAAATTGATAGTAAAGTAAACCTGATCCTAGCAAGCCCTCAAGAATTTCAGGACTCAAGCTGCTTGGGAATAGGTAGGCTGCAGTACAAAGGAAAACAGCATTCATTACAAGTAGcccaaataatttaaaaaagcattcttaacaataaattaattttagcaAAAAGGCATTACATTTCAACACAACATAGATACAGAAGATGTTTTTTAAAGGCTTAAGAAATATAACACAATCAATAACGTCGCGTTTCAATTCCCCAGTGGAATTGTATCTggcatgtgtgtgtgtatgtgtgtgtgcaGTGAAGAAAAAGATAGTTAACATACCTACAATAACAACCGCAAGAGGCTCAGCAAAACCTGAAAGTGTTGCCAATTTGAATGCCTGCCACTTGCTGAGACATGGAAATGAATTCAACAGGTTAATGAATAATCTTGTAAATAACATCACTTTTGTCTATACACAAATATTCTGTCATAGCATCTGCGACAATGAACAAAATGAACTTAGTAAGAAGTTGAGACACACAGCAATAGAAAAGACCAACTGTGACTGTATTACAATATAGCATCCAATTTATGGATGCTGAATATGTCAGAACCAGCTAAGTGATTCAGCAAGGGCCAAAATcaagtttcttttttaacttcagAAGACCTTTGTTTACTAAGATCGCATCTGCATTGCAAAAACCCCACTCTACAAAAATGATTCATTCAAATGATGCCCCAAGACATTCTCACCTCTGTGTTGCAAAGTAAACAGGAAGAGCAACAGCAACACCCTGTAAAAGAAAACATGCAAAAAGTCCCAATAAAAGAGTATTggttaatataatttctcagcaaaagagagaatttttctttttactacTTTTCGAGAACGGAATATCATAGCTAACAAAGACAAGGGCCAATTTCATGTGCAATGGCTCTGTTTTCTCATCCACATATATAATCTGTAATTTTCATAACTTCATAGAAGTTCCATGGGCAACAACTTCCTTAAAAAATTGCATGTGGGTCGTCAACTCAGTTAAGAAGAACTAGGCACTTCTTTGAAAGCAGTTATGGAGATGCATattgtgatacccctaggcgaatcccacatcgacaaagcacgggagagatgctgggtctgtgtgtgctctgtctatggatcccacattggttagtggtgggagaattggattggttaaatagcctgtgagctccttaactgtcaagacgcgttttggattgcaaagcccaaaagcaaactcatgatggactgtgtgtccaaagtggacaatatcttaacagtgggtcgCGTTATTgaacctggggtgttacaaatggtatcagagcaactccgcgtgtcctcttgaacgatggtggggcaaacctcagcgaggacgctgagtcccgtaaggggggtgtatgtgatactcCTAGGCgaatctcacatcgacaaagcacggaagagatgttgggtctgtgtgtgctctgtctatggatcccacattggttattggtgggagaattggattggttaaatagtctgtgagttccttaactgttaagacgagttttgggttgcaaagcccagaagcaaacccatgatggactgtgtgtccaaagtggacaatatcttaacagtgggccgggttattggacctgggatgttacaaatggtatcagagcagctccgcgtgtcctcttgaacgatggtgggacAAACCTCAGCGaagacgctgagtcccgtaagggggggtgtatgtgatacccctaggcgaatcccacatcgacaaagcacgggagagatgctgggtctgtgtgtgctctgtctatggatcccacattgattagtggtgggagaattggattggttaaatagcctgtgagctccttaactgtcaagacgcgttttgggttgcaaaacccagaagcaaacccatgatggactgtgtgtccaaagtggacaatatcttaacagtgggccgggttattggacctggggtgttacaaatggtatcagagcaactccgcgtgtcctcttgaacaaTGGTGGGGCAAatctcagcgaggacgctgagtcccgtaagggggggtgtatgtgatacccctaggcgaatcccacatcgacaaagcacgggagagatgttgggtctgtgtgtgctctgtctatggatcccacattggttagtggcgggagaattggattggttaaatagtttgtgagctccttaactgttaagacgcgttttgggttgcaaagcccagaagcaaacccatgatggactgtgtgtccaaagtagacaatatcttaacagtgggccgggttattggacctggggtgttacacaTATGGAAAATAATTCCCTTGGACATGCTGTCACTAAAAGTAAGTATGGTTTCATGATAATTGATGGcaatccaattttaatttagagATGCCAGGTAGGCGCTTTTGGAGTTTCATCTCTTAAGGATTAGGCTTGTTTTTGTCACATACAAAATTACCTGTGGGGAGAGAAAACAAAATCGAATGGGGggatagttttgttttttttttttgcaaactCTTTCCAAAGAGTCACAGGTTGCTTCAAGCCAAGGCTATCATATAGCTAACATGGTGGTGCACTCTTCTTCTCAATGGCATTGTTTTCCATGCAATAGTTTGCTAAATAGCTGTATAACATGAACTGAAGACATATACCTCTGGGAAATTTTGAAAGCAgtaaacataaaagaaattcCTGGCCAATGTGATAAAGTAGTTGTATCACAAGATCTGAGAATATATACCTCAGGGATATTGTGCAGAGCAATGGCCAATGCCAAATTAAGACCAACATGAAGACCCTACAACAGAAAcatgaagaaatttaaaaatgagCAGATTAACTTACATAGAAATTTAGACATGCATCACCAATCCCACATCATTAAATGAAGGTTCAAATTGGAATTTGTCATCAATTCATTCAATTCCTAAAACAGATTAGTAGCTCAACacacatcaatcaaatataattcatTTGAGAATCCAAATTGAgcatttttaaacaaattattaacaTCTCAACAACAAAGCAACAATGGAGGAAGCAATAAGTATTCTACCAACTACAAGAAACCAAGACTACATTAGGTGAACCAGATGTATGATTCTAGTCAAGGAATCGTGGAAGCCATACTGTTTGCTAAGGGGTGAGCAAAATACCCGAACTGGAACAAGAATAGGAATCATAGGATACCTAGATTTCGGTTTCGGATAAGAACTGGAACTTGCACACCTTGGGTAGATTTCGATTCCACTTTTTTGGAACCAGCAAGTTCTGGTTCCGGTTTCAAACACTTAAGAACCGGAACTGGAGGCAGAAACTGAATCTAGTGCACAACAGATCTCCCATCATCATCAATCTTGACTTGTACTTATCTAACTCATTAAACCACAACAAGCCTCCCTTCTTTGtccaaaatcataaattcaaaaaattagaagaagCAGGTAAAGACTACAAAAAGCAACATCTTGTTGGgagaaaaataacattaaatggCCTTTGATTCGCTTTGCTTTGCATTAAATGCCAATAATAGCTGTTGTCACAAATCCCCTTATTACTCAAATTTGTTACTTTCTGCCCAACTGAAAAGCTTCTTCTACTTCCACTTTCAATTACAGAGAGAACAACACCTTCGCTTCTTCCtttattgatattttcttgGTGGgcaaattcatttttgttatcaaaagGATGATTTAATATCTCCTTTAGAAGATGAAtttgcttaaaatttttaaaccttcaaatggtgaaaaaggaaaatggccttataagaaattttaactATTGGTTCTAGGTAGGAACCAAACCCTACCCGAAACCGACCATCTTGGTTCCAAGTTGAAACCTACTATATGAGGGTTTGGTTCCTATTTTTAGGAGTAGGCCGGTTCCgattcttttttcttaatagaGTATCTGAAACTGCTCACCCCTAAGTTTGGTGCCACCAATTCAGCTCTGAAAGTTGCCAACAAATGATGGCATGATGTGGTTCTCATTGATGAGATGCTAATGGCTTGGCCACTAACATCAATCATTAATTGCAAATTTTCTTATGTGATTTTggaatttttcatattaataatatgttttttttcttgctatagttttcattattttattaaaactaaatctAGATGAAAAAATCATCCTGTGAAAAGTTGACTACTGGTCCATTGAGTCTTCGACATAGTTGTTAAAGGCCCAAAGCGCCAAAAAGTGATGCGGGGTTTTATTGCCTAGGCGAAAAAGGCAAGGCAAAAGCGTCATTTTTTTACCCaagacaattaaaaaatcctattaaaatttttatatttccattaaatttaaaataatatgtaactACAACGACAATAAAAATATTGACCAACAACTTCATTAACTATCTTAGATCAAACAAATAATTGGTGATCAAGACTAGACCTATTTGGCAACCGTCTATGAGGAATCAGTGAACCTACATGATGACCttaaattttttcaacaatttttttggcAGCCTTAGAACTTATCGATAACCTCTTGTCAACTTTAAAACTTACTATTGACCTCTTGATGACCTTAGAACTTGTTAGTGATCTCCTCAACAACCTTAAATTTCACTGTAAACCTCAAAAATTGTTAGTTACCCCTATATCTAACTGAAAATTTCCCAAAACCTGCCAAAAAGCTGAAAATTGTGCTGAAAACTGTTTAGGATTTGCTAGTAATTCTTAGATCTAGTTGCAGATATCCTAGTTGATAATGAAGTGTGCTTTTTCGGTGCCTAAAACTTCTGCCAAGGCACCGAAAAAGTCGCTCAAGCATGCTTCAGGTGCGCCTTTGACAACTATGTTCTTAGAGTTGGTCCTACCAAAACAAGTTCATTTATTCAAAAGCATACTCCTTTTTTGTTATCTACAAAATATAATAAGCAACAAACTATCTTAAACACCACAATAATGATGATCCATCCAATAATGTGATTGTAGATTGGATATATTGTCCACAAAATCAACTCAAATTTTccataaaaacatataaaaaataagaaagtacCTTCATTGATCCAAGAAACACAGCCATTCCCTCTGGAAAATTGTGCAAGCTTATGCctaaaaatcataaagaaataTTCATCAATTAAACCAATAGGTACAACACTGATTGAAAAGAATTCTTATGCTTTACATATGTATAAATTCTTCAATGTGGGCGTCTGACCCTTTTTAAAATCCACACATTAAATCTCTATTGGAGAGAAGAAATGATAGGAGTTTACAAATTCTTGTCTTTGAGCAAATAGCTTCCTTAGAAAGCTGATTTGTATGCTTTAAAAAGTATGGACAACCATGAGTGAGACTAATTGTTTGACTATTTTGTTCATGTTTTGTCTGGGATAAGACACCAAGTATCAACCGGTTACATCATAAAGCCTATCTactaaatttgataaagaagAGTATGCCCTTATATTTGAagctaaataaatcaaatatgcaGTCAATTaccaaacaataatttccaaTTCAATGGAATGAGCAAAAACAATTTGGTCTAATAAAAATCCCAGCCTAGaagaaatcaaatatattatcaatatagtcATACCAATAGCAGTAATGATTCCACTAAATAGAACTTGGCGGCGGTGCTTTTTCATAATATCCTTGCCCCCGTCATCCCCATTTTTCTGTTCTCAAGCACAATGTCAAACTGTCAATATACCAGTAAATATATCAGCAGAACATAGAAGCATCCACTGTCAATTGTAAAAGCAAGCAAGTCACAATTAATCATACTTATTGGgagaataaaatttcataaccTTGTTACTTTTCAGATCAGAAGCTGAAGCAAGTGATGGTTCTGGGATGAAATTGGCAACAACAGCAAAGAATATAACACCGGCAAAAAACTGCATTGCCAAGAAACCATAATTGATTTATTAGAGAAATATGAATAAGCAAATGCATGAGAGTAAACACATTCAAATTGATGAATATAGAAGGTAAAACTAACCCAAAGGTTGCCTTTTAAAAAGCCAATTGAGTTTATGGCATTATGAGCTAAATCTAGAAATGATATGCTCAGCATAAGACCTGCAGCAAAACCCTGCATGTGAGACATCTAGAGATTTAGGGAAGGTTACCagagcttaaaaaaaataagagaaaaagaagccAATAGTAAAAAACCAATTTATGCTCAAggaaatattttaatcaatgcAAAATGATCTTTGATCAATGACCCAACTTTCTTTATGAGTTAAATATGAaggtaaaaattatttaaattagtgTAATATTAAGATAAGATATAACAATAGGACAGATTGATGTTCAAATAAGAAGAGCTCGATCACATGTCCCATTAAGAATCAATTTATTAAATGGATTGGTACTACCCAATACACAAGTAACTATTATGGTAGAAAAACGAAATTCCCAGCAATGTACAGCAGCAATGGAGTGTGTAACTTCTGTACATCACCTGTAAAAGTCCAAGCATCTTCAAATTGGGAGCTTGATTAAGAATTACAAAGAGTGCACCTGCAACACGGTCAAGCATTTATAATCAGATTAGTGACAATACCTTATGCACTTCACTCTTGGAAAGTTGTTTAAACATTGCATACATAGTTAATACTTTTCTTATCATAAAATCTAAATTCAAAGAAGTATATATTGTAGATACaaaaaaaggaagcaaaaaTAGTGTGCAGATAGAATTCATTAACAAGTTTTATTTGTAGATATTTCAAACCATGTTACTAGTATACCCTTCATCAATGACTAAATAGGTAATTTAATCATGTGAACAAAATATTCAAGTGATGGTTAATCATATATTGTAAGAGAATAATTCTTAGATTTCAAACTTCTATCTTGAAAGagaataattcccaaattttaaACTTCAATGTGCATGTCCCTTAAGATATCTAAGTGAAATGTCATACCACTAACAtgactttgaaattttaaaatatcatgaAATGACAGGGAGAGCTTTTTATTATTCCGGACTCATTTATGCCATATCTAAATTGTATGAATCTGGATACAACAATATCATATCATAGATCATTGACTCATTAATCACGATCACAAAGAAGGCAAACGAACAGAAACTTTGTTCACTACTCAAACAGCTGTCAGTTATCTTGTAATTCATAAAAACCACccctaaaatattataattagtaCACTTTTAAGTTCTATTATCAGTTTAACTTCATACTCATCCAACccttatcatttttctcttcctCAATTGATATCAAATGAAACAGACCACAGATAAACTTAAGGCCAAGTGGAGATTGCCATGCTACTATAATGTAGACTCACCACCATATTATACTGTAGGGTAACTTTCCGCTCTTATTGGACCAAACCTTTGCAATTTCCATTTAAACACATCATTCATTTATCACATTATTACCATTTCAGCTCAACTGAAAAAGAAAGCTTCACAaccaaataacaaaaatataaacttttaaaactgttgcaaaacacataaattatatattttttaaccttaCCATGTTCCTAATAAACAGCTAAAATCTAGCGTTTCAGATATACGGTAGGAGATCAAAATGACAACTAACTGAAACAATCGAGCTTCACAAAAACACAAACTTAAAACATACCCGTAAGCAAAAACACAATAACAATTAAGCTTTAAGTTCAGTAAAATATAAAGAACTGACCTATTGAAGTACTCAATCCACCCACAAGAGACAAGCCAAGCGCAGCCACGACCTGAGAGTCCATTTTCAATCTTGCAAAAGAGGTGGGGtgctctctttctctctcaaatACCAAACTGGCAAGATGTTTGTTGGGTTTTTATACTAAACAGAGGAAATATGAACTGTTGGGAGATGCTTGTTGGGTTTTTATACCAAACAGAGGAAATATGAACTGCTGGGAgatgaaatgaataaaaatagtgGGGGAAGAGATTGAAGACAAGAAAGAGATGGTTCGACGGAATGGTACGAAGCTAAAAGTGAAGTTCTTTTGTCAGCTAGCGGTCTATGATTTTAGTTCCTTCTTGTGGGATTACACTTGTAGAGAATAATTAAACAcgtaaatattaaattttatgaaattttataaataaaaatcaaaatttatatacccaaatttattttttgataaagcATCTTCGAATACGATATAAGGTGCTAATGTTAGTCTATTTTTACGATATCATTTGTctatatactaatttttatttgggAGACAAGATTTATGTATTGATTTATGTGTGTTGGGTGGAGAAGAATACGTTTGTGATAAAAATAGCGTTCTACACTTTTTGGGGAGACAATTTGGATTTTAAACAAGAATCTAACTGTCGATCATCAACCCCCAATAACTTTCCTTCGATGGTTAAGGAAACCGGATAGAGTCAATCCATCATAGATGAACCCGAACCTAATATTTCTCATTCACACATGACggaaaatttgaattaaatactTAGCCGTAGAAATCTCATATagcagtacgtttcatacttacAAATGTGTTGTCTGACCGCATAAGTAACCTACACTTGAGAGCTAAATattatgcatctgttaggaataataTAACCGCTTCAATccgaattaaaacaaaataaaacattaagcTCGTGGTCCCCCAGAGTTACTCAATAACACTAGTTCcttttaatccctcatttatcattgtattattctcctatgtatccatgattaAGTTCAATCTCTCATACGAGTGACATGATCGGCCAACCAATTGacacatgtaatatataaattttcctcttctactcgattttcttaatttaaacttagctgtttttTTAGTTGTGTTTCATAGACTGAATCATGCATGGTCATAAGTTCCAAGTTAAGATAACAatactaagagtaaatatcgaaTAACAACAAAGAGTTAAAGGATACCAA
This region of Mangifera indica cultivar Alphonso unplaced genomic scaffold, CATAS_Mindica_2.1 Un_0010, whole genome shotgun sequence genomic DNA includes:
- the LOC123205619 gene encoding zinc transporter ZTP29-like isoform X2, encoding MLSISFLDLAHNAINSIGFLKGNLWFFAGVIFFAVVANFIPEPSLASASDLKSNKKNGDDGGKDIMKKHRRQVLFSGIITAIGISLHNFPEGMAVFLGSMKGLHVGLNLALAIALHNIPEGVAVALPVYFATQSKWQAFKLATLSGFAEPLAVVIVAYLFPSSLSPEILEGLLGSVGGVMAFLTLHEMLPLAFDYAGQKQAVKAVFFGMAFMSASLYFLEISLPKDTSL
- the LOC123205619 gene encoding zinc transporter ZTP29-like isoform X1, translating into MDSQVVAALGLSLVGGLSTSIGALFVILNQAPNLKMLGLLQGFAAGLMLSISFLDLAHNAINSIGFLKGNLWFFAGVIFFAVVANFIPEPSLASASDLKSNKKNGDDGGKDIMKKHRRQVLFSGIITAIGISLHNFPEGMAVFLGSMKGLHVGLNLALAIALHNIPEGVAVALPVYFATQSKWQAFKLATLSGFAEPLAVVIVAYLFPSSLSPEILEGLLGSVGGVMAFLTLHEMLPLAFDYAGQKQAVKAVFFGMAFMSASLYFLEISLPKDTSL